Genomic DNA from Acidimicrobiales bacterium:
GCGGGGCGGTCTACCGATTCCTGGAGATGGCCGACTCCATCGGTGTCGAGCAGGCGTTCGGCCGGCAGCTGGCCGACGGACACCCCATCCCCGGGGTCGGGCACAAGGTGTACCGCAAGCGCGATCCCCGCGAGGAGGCGCTCCTCGCGCTGGTCGAAGACGGTTGGGGCGACGACCCGCTCTACGACTCGATCGAGCACCTCCGCTACCTGATCGTCACCCGACTCGAGAAGCCACCGAACGTCGACTTCGCCCTTGGCGCGCTCACCTGGTTGGCCGAGATGGATGCCGATGCCGGCGAGCTCTTCGGCATCGCCCGAACGGTCGGCTGGATCGCGCACGCCATCGAGGAGGTCGACGAGCCACCGCTGCGGTTCCGGGTCAAGACCCGACCGACCGGCCAACGTCCACAGCTTCCCGAGGACTGATCGTGCCGTCTGGCCGCTTTGCGCCGAGCCCGACGGGCGACCTTCACCTCGGCAACCTTCGCACCGCCATGGTTGCCTGGCTGTTCGCCCGAAGCGACGGGGCGACCTTCGTGCTCCGGTTCGAAGATCTCGACACCGCCACCGTCCGCCCCGAGTACTACCAACGCCAAGCCGACGACCTGGCCGCCCTCGGACTCGACTGGGATGAGCCCGTCATCCGCCAGAGCGACCGACTGGCGATCTACCACGACGTGGTCGACCGGCTCGTAGCCGAGGGGCTCGCCTATCCCTGCTACTGCTCGCGCCGCGAGATCCGCGAGGCCGCCCAGGCGCCGAACGGCCCGTCGACCCACGAGGGCTACCCGCAGACCTGCCGCCATCTGTCGCACGCCGAGCGCTCGGCCCGTGAACGTTCCGGCCGCCGAGCGGCCTATCGCCTCCGCACCGACGAGCGCTCGATCCGCTTCGACGATCTGGTCGCCGGGCCGAGCGAAGGCCCGGTTGATGATCTCGTCATCCAGCGCAACGACGGCACGCCGGCCTACAACCTCGTGGTCGTGATCGATGATGTCGCCAGCGAGATCGACGTGGTGGTGCGCGCCGACGACCTGCTGTCGTCGACGCCACGCCAGCTCGAGGTGGCGAGGGTGCTCGGCCTCCCCCCTCCTCGCTATGCCCACGTCCCGCTGGTCCTGTCACCGAGCGGCGACCGCCTCGCCAAACGCGATGGTGCGGTCACCCTCGCCGACCGCGGAGCTCTCGGCGAGACACCGGCGCAGGTGCGGTCGTTCCTTGCGTCCACCCTCGGCCTGTGCGAACCCGATGAGCCGGTCACGATGGCCGACCTGCTCGCTCGGTTCGATCCGGCCGGCCTACCGACCCAACCGCTGGTCCTCGACCCCGATCGGCCGATCGTCGGCCTCTAGAACTTGCGCCACTCCTCGGGGGTGCGCCCGAGTGCGGCGAGACGATCCTCGGCCCAGACAGGGATCTCCATCTCGACGCCCGCCTTCACGTTGGCCACCTGCTCACCCTCCTCGTCCCAGATGTGGCAGGTGTTCAGGTTGAAGGCCATCGCCCGCATGCGGTCATCGGCGGTGAACGACACCGGAACAGCGCTCGGGTCCTCGCGGACGGCCAGGCTCCGCATCGACCAGCTCGACTGGATCGCCACCGGCGCCATGGCCTGGAGCAACGCGCCGATGTGGGTGCAGCCCTTCGGTCCGCCGAGGGTGTCTTTCACCTTGCGAGCAAACCCGCGAGCGATCGACATGCCGACCAGCTGTTGGTAGTCGGGCTCGATCGCCGTGCAGCCCCGATGTGGCGTGGTCTGCATCTCGACCGCGACCTCGAGGATCGTCATGGCCGGGAAGTCGAGCAGGAGGTCGACCTCCATCTGGTGGACCGAGAGCGGGTCGGGGTCGTCTTCGATGTAGATGCCCGGCGACTTCTGGTCGTGGACCTTGCCCCGCAGCCGGAGGCGGTCTGGCCCCTCACGGTAGGCAGCAACGTCGTAGGTGCGGTCATGGATCAAGGTGCCGGTGGGCTCGGGCAGCGACATGGGGGCACAACCTAGAAGACGTTGTCCGGCCTGCCCAAACGCAGACCTCGCCATTGCGATTGAACGACGGGGTCTGATCCTGGTAACGAATGCAGATGAAGTTCAGCGTTGCGTTCCCGCCGGTCCCCCAGACCCCCGACCACATCGTGCTGGCCGAGTCGCTGGGGTATGAGACCGCGTGGGTGTACGACACGCCGGCGCTCCAGCTCGATTGCTGGATGACGCTGGCCCTCGCCGCTGTCCGCACCAAGCGCATCCGCCTCGGTCCGGGCGTGTTGATCCCATCGCTCCGCCATCCGATGGTGACGGCGTCGGCCATCGCCACTCTCGTCGAGCTGGCCGGACCCGAGCGGGTCATCGTGGGGGCCGGAACCGGGTTCACCGGGCGACGAGCGATGGGTCAGCGCCCGCTCAGCTGGAAGGTACTTCCCACGATGGTCGCGCAAGTCCAGGCCCTGCTGCGGGGCGAGGTCGTGGAAGTCGACGGTCGGCCCACCCAGATGTTGCACGGCGACGGGCAGGCACCGAACCGACCGATCGAGGTGCCGTGGGTGCTCGGGGTCAACGGCCCCAAGGGACTGGCCGTTGCCGAGGAGATGGGCTGTGGTGTGTTCACCTCTCGCCCCCGTCCCGATGCCGACTACGGCGGCCTCGACGACGTGATCCTGCTCGGGTTCGGCACGGTCATGGACCCGGACGAAACGGTCGACGCCGCCCGCGTCATCGAGACGGCCGGGCCTGGCGTCGCCGTCGCCTACCACGCGTTCCTCGAGCAGCGCGATGCCCGCCTCGACTCACTCCCCAACGGGGAGGGGTTCGTAGCGCTGGCCACGGCGCTCGACCCCGAGACTCGACACCTTGCGCTCCACACGGGCCACCTCACCGTCATGAACGACATCGACCGCCAAGTGATCACCGGCAGCGCCATGCACGTTGCCCCGCTCACGGTGCACGGGAGCGAGCTTCCCGGCCGGATCCAGCGACTCGCCGATCAGGGTGTCACCGAGATCGCCTTCCAGCCGATGGGCGACATCGAGCGCGAACTCCAGGTCTTCGCCGACGCCGCCTTCGGGGCCTGAGCGTTACTCGGGCTGACAGGTGGGGCACCACCAGATGTTCCGGCCGTCGATGTCGGCGGCCACGATCGGGGTGCCGCAACGGCGGCAGGGTTTGCCCTGGCGTTTGTAGGCATACAGCCGATCCGATTTCGGGATGTCCGAGCGTTTTGCACGTCCGACCTCGGCGGGATCGACCGTGACGATGCGACCGAGTGCCTCGCCGGCGCGCAGCTCGTCGACCGCCAGCGACCAGATCGCGTCGACATCGGGCCGGCGCACCTGCTTCGCGGGGATAAACGGATGGATGCCGAGCGTGTGGAGGAACTCGGCCCGGTACACGTTGCCGATCCCGGCGATCACCTTCTGATCGAGCAGGGCGGCGCCGATGGGGATGCTGCGGGTCGACAGCCGCTGGGCCAGCCGGTCGGCGCCATCCGGCGGGTCGAGGATCGGGTCGGGTCCCAGACGAGCGACGATGCGCTCGATGCCCTCGGCGTCGACGAGCTCGCACACGGTGGGTCCGGCCAGGTGCAACTGATCGGTCTCGCTCTCGATCAGCAAGCGGCAGTTCGGTGACGGCTCGACCTTGGCCGGCAACCTCGACAGACGAAACTTGCCGAACAGCCCCAGGTGGATGTGCACCGACAGATCGTTGTCGAAGTCATAGAAGAGGTGCTTGCCGTAGGCGTGCATCCGCTCGATCCGACGACCATCGAGGGTTGCGGCTCCATCACGGAAGCGACCCTGGGGCGATGACACCGACACCATCTTGCCCTTGAACCGACGGCCCTGCAGACGAGCCGCGCGATGGATGACGTGTCCCTCAGGCATCGACTCGAACCTAGAGCAGCAGCTCGGAGATGGTGTAGATCACGAGGCCGGCGACGCCCCCGACCACGGTGCCGTTGATGCGGATGAACTGGAGGTCGCGCCCGACCTGCAACTCAAGCCGCTCGGCGGTCTCCTGGGTGTCCCAGCGCTGAACGGTGGTGGCGATGAGGCCGGCGACCTCGTCACGAAACTGTTCGGCGACGTAGCCGGTCGCCCCGCTCACCCAGTCGTCGATCTTTGCCTGGAGCGAGGGGTCGGCGACGATCGAGTTGCCGGCGTCGACCAGCGCCTCTTCGAGCCGCTGGCGCAGCTCGGACTCGGGGTCCTCTGCCGCCGAGATCATGCCGGACTTCACCCGTGACCACAGCGTGTTCGACCAAGCCCGCACCTCGGGATGAGCGAGCAGTTCGAGCTTGAGTTGCTCGCCCCGCTCGATCATCTCGGGGCTCGTCTTCAGCCGTTCGGAGAACTCGATCGTGCGATTGTTGATCTCCCGGCGCAGTTCGTGGTCGGGGTTCGAACCGATGTCGGACAGGAACCGACCGACGGCGTCGTAGATCTTGTCGAAGATGCGATCGTCGATCGGCTCGGGTACCCACCACGGCGATTCCTCGGCGAGCCGCCGCCGGAACGTGGTCCGATTGTCGAGAAGGAACTTGTTCAGTCCAGTCAGCGTGCTGCTGAGCACCACATCGTGGTGACCGGCATCGATCCCGGCGTCGATGGCCTTCCCAACGAACGGAGCGACCGGGATCGCCCGAACCCGATGCTCGAGCAGGTCCTCGATCCCCCGCTGCACCGAGTCATCGGAGAGCACCTCGGTGGCACCACGGACAATGGCGGCGCTCTGCTCACCCACGGCCCGCGCGTGCGCCGGGTCGGTCAACCACTGCCCGATACGTCGACCGAGGTGGGCATCGTCGAGGCGCTCGGTGAGCACCTCGCGAGTGAGGAAGTTGTCGCGCACGAACCCACCGAGGCTCTCGCCGATCTGGTCCTTGCGCCGCTGGATGATCGCCGTGTGCGGGATCGGCAGACCGAGCGGATGGCGGAACAGCGCCGTGACCGCGAACCAGTCGGCGATCGCACCGACCATTGCCGCCTCGGCGGTGGCTCGGACGTAGCCGACCCAGTGATGGTCGGCCTCCTGCCATCGAGCGACGACGAAGACAATCGCAGCGAACACCAGCAGCGCCGTGGCGACCCGCTTCATTCGCACCAAGTCGATCGCCCGCTGTGCGTCGTCGTCCATCGAATGCATGGAGAACCGGTGCCTCAGAGTCTGGCGAAGAGACGCTTGGCCTGCTCGGCGGCCTTCGCCCGCACCTCGGCGGCATCCACCGTGGTGACCACACCGTTGTCGAGCACTTTGCGACCTTCGATCACGACATCGATCGGGCGGACGTCGGTGGTGTAGGCGAGATGCCACGGGTCCATGACCGGATACGACCAGGTGACCACGTCGTCCTTGGCGTCGGGCATCAGCTCCCAGCCGCCCTCGAGCCAGCCCCACGCCTGATCGGGGCCGACGGTGACGTCGACCTCGCGCTGCTTGAGGAACGCCAGCTGGAACTCGGCGATCATGTCGGCGCCGATGCCATCGGTACCGAGCACGACCGGCGTCGAGAACCGGGCCGGATAGGCGTAGCCGAGCCCGTTGTTCATGTTCGAGCGTGGGTTGTGGACGACGATGCCGTCGAAGTCGACCCCGTCGGGGAGATTCACGCCGTGGACGAGGAGCCAGTCGTAGTCGGCTCGACGAGCGAGTTCGGTGCCGGGCCCGGTGTCGACCATGCCCTCGGCCACGTGCACGTGCACGCCGACGCCGTGCTTGTCGGCCAGCGCAGCAGCGGCGTCGATCGTGTCCTCCGTGCACGTGAAGGCGGCATGGAGGCCGACCATGCCGAGCCCGCCGTCGGAAAGGAAACGATCATTCTCGGCCAGACCGGCTTTGGCCCCCTCGGGTCCATGACGATCGGTCACGCCGTAGGCGCAGTTCACTCGCACCCCGATCTCGGCGCAGGCATCGGCGATCACGCTCAGGCTGCCCTCGATCGCGTTCGGCGATTCGTGGTGATCGATGATCGCCGTACAGCCCGACTCGAGTGCTTCGAGGGCCCCGAGCTTGGCCGACCACTCGAGCATCTCGAGGTCGAGCGCGGTGTCGACACGCCACCAGATCTGTTCGAGCACCGAGCGGAACGAGTTCGGGGTCTGCGGCGGTGCCGGCATGCCTCGGACGAGGGCGGAGTAGAGGTGATGGTGGGCGCAGACCAGCCCAGGAGTGACGCCCTGACCGGGCACGGGTTCGACTTCGGCCATGGCTTGAACCTAGGCCAAGATTTCCTCGATGAGTCGGCTGGCCGTCCGGGATCAGACCACCGAGGCGAGTCGCTCGTCGATCGAGGCCAGCGACGACCGAGCACCGTCGATCTCGGCGCCATCGATCGGGTGGCCGGACGTCGCCACGTCCCGGAAGAGGTTGACCTCTCGCTTGGCGGCCTTGATCTGGTCGCCGACCTCGTTGAAGAGCGAGACGAAGCTCGACCCGTCGCGAAGGCGTGCCGACTCGATGCGGCCGGACAACACGAGGCGCGACAGGCTGGCGAGCCCCGATTGGAGGTCGTAGATCGAATGGCGCAGGTCCTGGAGGTGCTGCTCGTGGCTCTGGGCCCGCTCGACGAGCAGCTCCAGTCCACGTCGCATCCCGGCGTGCAGCGAGGACAGGTCATGCAGCACGGTGTCGACCCTTCCACCCCCGACCCCTGCCCCGAGCATGGTCTCGATGCAGAAGAACTCGAAGACCTCACACTGCAAGGCCGTCATGGCGGTGCGGAAACTGAGACTGTTGATCGTCGTCGTCGCCGAGCGGATCTCGTCGGCCAGCTTCTCGATCGTGTCGATCACCACCGAGCAGCGGCTCTGGAGTTCGCTGGCCACGGACGTCAGCGCCTCGCCGTCTTCGTTCATCTGACTCGCCGCGAGCACGGCGTTGAAGGCGAACACCCGGATGTCTTCGGCCAGGGAGAGGAGGTAGGCCGACCGGCTCGACAACTGTTGGTCCATCTCGGCGAGATCGTCGAGCCCGGCGAACCGACCGTCCAACCAGACACCCAACTGCCGCGCCGGCTCGAGGAGGGAGAAGAGCGGGTCGTGCGCGTCGAGGTCGGGTGGCGCCGTCGGTGCTCGCTGCATCGCCTCCCGACGCAGTCGGATCTCCGATGCAAGGGCTGCCCGCATGAACTCTTCGTAGGTTGCGAACCCCGCGCCGGCAATCGCCGACAACAACATCCGCTCCGATTGGCTGACGACGTCACTCCGCCGCTCACCGCGGCGCTCACGTTCGACCTCGAACGCTCGAACCTCTCGATAGATGTCGGCCACCGCGGTGGCGAGCGGCGAGGTCGGCTTCAAGCGGATCGACAGATACCCCTCGCCGACCGGGAACGCAGCGGCGAGCACCCAGTAGTAGCGACCGTCGCTGGCCAGGTTCTTCACGTAGGCGACGACCGGTCGGTTGTCCTCCAGGTAGTTCCACAGCAGGCGGAACACCGCTCGCGGGGTGTCGGGATGGCGCACGATGCTGTGCGGTTTGCCGATCAGCTCTTCTTCGGTCATGCCGCTGACCCGGCAGAAGACCTCGTTCCCCGACGCGATGATGCCGCGCCCATCGGTGGTCGAGAAGAACAGGTCGGCGAGGTCGAAGCGTCTCGCCTCGTCGATCAATTCCTTCGTCGCACCGCCAGACCGACGCTCCCCGCCGCCGGTCGGAGGCGCGACCATTGTCGCCTCATCGTTCGTCACGGCCTCAGTTTCGGTCGTCGACCACGCATCGTGAGCCTCAAGCTGCCGCAGTTGCGACCCGATGCCATCAGTGTGACCAGCCAGAACGAGCCGTTCGGTCCGCCGCCGACGCGACCACCGACCTTCGAAGAGGTCGCGCTGGACGGACCGGTGTCTCCGTCGAGCACCCGGCGCCGCCCCCTCGCCGGCGGTCGGCGCCAGGCCATGTTCTGGGCCGCAGCGATCGCCACGGTGGCCTTCTCCGGCGCAACCGGTCGACTCCTCGACAGCCGGTGGTCCTACGCCACGCTGGGCGCCAGCTTCGCCGCGCTGCTCCTCGTGGTGCTCGCCGTCACGCGACCAACCGACGATCTCACTCGCTGACGACCTCGGCGAGGTCGAGCAGCACCGAAAGCAAGACGTTCGCACCGGCCTCGATGTCGTCGGGGTCGGTGTGCTCGGCCGGGTTGTGGCTGATACCCAGATGGCTCGGAGTGAAGATCATCGCCGTCGGCGCCACACGAGCGAACATCTGGGCATCGTGACCGGCCCCCGACGGCATCCGCATGGTGGTGAGCCCGGCAGCCACCGCCGCACGTTCGACCCGGTCGACGACGTCAGGATCGAAGGCCACCGGCTCGAAGCGAGCAAGGGACCTGCTGGTGATGTCGACCCCCTCCCGCTCGGCCAGTTCGGCCACCTTGGCGGCCAGTCGCTGCTCGGCCTCTTCGAGCAGC
This window encodes:
- a CDS encoding DUF2889 domain-containing protein, with the protein product MSLPEPTGTLIHDRTYDVAAYREGPDRLRLRGKVHDQKSPGIYIEDDPDPLSVHQMEVDLLLDFPAMTILEVAVEMQTTPHRGCTAIEPDYQQLVGMSIARGFARKVKDTLGGPKGCTHIGALLQAMAPVAIQSSWSMRSLAVREDPSAVPVSFTADDRMRAMAFNLNTCHIWDEEGEQVANVKAGVEMEIPVWAEDRLAALGRTPEEWRKF
- a CDS encoding amidohydrolase family protein, whose amino-acid sequence is MAEVEPVPGQGVTPGLVCAHHHLYSALVRGMPAPPQTPNSFRSVLEQIWWRVDTALDLEMLEWSAKLGALEALESGCTAIIDHHESPNAIEGSLSVIADACAEIGVRVNCAYGVTDRHGPEGAKAGLAENDRFLSDGGLGMVGLHAAFTCTEDTIDAAAALADKHGVGVHVHVAEGMVDTGPGTELARRADYDWLLVHGVNLPDGVDFDGIVVHNPRSNMNNGLGYAYPARFSTPVVLGTDGIGADMIAEFQLAFLKQREVDVTVGPDQAWGWLEGGWELMPDAKDDVVTWSYPVMDPWHLAYTTDVRPIDVVIEGRKVLDNGVVTTVDAAEVRAKAAEQAKRLFARL
- a CDS encoding LLM class flavin-dependent oxidoreductase, with amino-acid sequence MQMKFSVAFPPVPQTPDHIVLAESLGYETAWVYDTPALQLDCWMTLALAAVRTKRIRLGPGVLIPSLRHPMVTASAIATLVELAGPERVIVGAGTGFTGRRAMGQRPLSWKVLPTMVAQVQALLRGEVVEVDGRPTQMLHGDGQAPNRPIEVPWVLGVNGPKGLAVAEEMGCGVFTSRPRPDADYGGLDDVILLGFGTVMDPDETVDAARVIETAGPGVAVAYHAFLEQRDARLDSLPNGEGFVALATALDPETRHLALHTGHLTVMNDIDRQVITGSAMHVAPLTVHGSELPGRIQRLADQGVTEIAFQPMGDIERELQVFADAAFGA
- a CDS encoding DUF445 family protein, coding for MDDDAQRAIDLVRMKRVATALLVFAAIVFVVARWQEADHHWVGYVRATAEAAMVGAIADWFAVTALFRHPLGLPIPHTAIIQRRKDQIGESLGGFVRDNFLTREVLTERLDDAHLGRRIGQWLTDPAHARAVGEQSAAIVRGATEVLSDDSVQRGIEDLLEHRVRAIPVAPFVGKAIDAGIDAGHHDVVLSSTLTGLNKFLLDNRTTFRRRLAEESPWWVPEPIDDRIFDKIYDAVGRFLSDIGSNPDHELRREINNRTIEFSERLKTSPEMIERGEQLKLELLAHPEVRAWSNTLWSRVKSGMISAAEDPESELRQRLEEALVDAGNSIVADPSLQAKIDDWVSGATGYVAEQFRDEVAGLIATTVQRWDTQETAERLELQVGRDLQFIRINGTVVGGVAGLVIYTISELLL
- a CDS encoding DNA-formamidopyrimidine glycosylase family protein, translated to MPEGHVIHRAARLQGRRFKGKMVSVSSPQGRFRDGAATLDGRRIERMHAYGKHLFYDFDNDLSVHIHLGLFGKFRLSRLPAKVEPSPNCRLLIESETDQLHLAGPTVCELVDAEGIERIVARLGPDPILDPPDGADRLAQRLSTRSIPIGAALLDQKVIAGIGNVYRAEFLHTLGIHPFIPAKQVRRPDVDAIWSLAVDELRAGEALGRIVTVDPAEVGRAKRSDIPKSDRLYAYKRQGKPCRRCGTPIVAADIDGRNIWWCPTCQPE
- the gluQRS gene encoding tRNA glutamyl-Q(34) synthetase GluQRS, which gives rise to MPSGRFAPSPTGDLHLGNLRTAMVAWLFARSDGATFVLRFEDLDTATVRPEYYQRQADDLAALGLDWDEPVIRQSDRLAIYHDVVDRLVAEGLAYPCYCSRREIREAAQAPNGPSTHEGYPQTCRHLSHAERSARERSGRRAAYRLRTDERSIRFDDLVAGPSEGPVDDLVIQRNDGTPAYNLVVVIDDVASEIDVVVRADDLLSSTPRQLEVARVLGLPPPRYAHVPLVLSPSGDRLAKRDGAVTLADRGALGETPAQVRSFLASTLGLCEPDEPVTMADLLARFDPAGLPTQPLVLDPDRPIVGL
- a CDS encoding PAS domain S-box protein; the encoded protein is MTNDEATMVAPPTGGGERRSGGATKELIDEARRFDLADLFFSTTDGRGIIASGNEVFCRVSGMTEEELIGKPHSIVRHPDTPRAVFRLLWNYLEDNRPVVAYVKNLASDGRYYWVLAAAFPVGEGYLSIRLKPTSPLATAVADIYREVRAFEVERERRGERRSDVVSQSERMLLSAIAGAGFATYEEFMRAALASEIRLRREAMQRAPTAPPDLDAHDPLFSLLEPARQLGVWLDGRFAGLDDLAEMDQQLSSRSAYLLSLAEDIRVFAFNAVLAASQMNEDGEALTSVASELQSRCSVVIDTIEKLADEIRSATTTINSLSFRTAMTALQCEVFEFFCIETMLGAGVGGGRVDTVLHDLSSLHAGMRRGLELLVERAQSHEQHLQDLRHSIYDLQSGLASLSRLVLSGRIESARLRDGSSFVSLFNEVGDQIKAAKREVNLFRDVATSGHPIDGAEIDGARSSLASIDERLASVV